One window of Trichoderma breve strain T069 chromosome 3, whole genome shotgun sequence genomic DNA carries:
- a CDS encoding RNA recognition motif domain-containing protein — protein sequence MSKLFIGGLAWHTEEATLRQKFEEFGVVEEAVVVKDRDTGRSRGFGFVRYVQEADAQAAITAMNNVEFDGRTIRVDKASDNGPRGGGFGNRNGGGYGGRGGGGYGAPPGPYGNAPPPGYGVPNMYQQAPYGRGYPQQQPQYGMPPQGYVPSYGGYPNVPQQPPQPPPQGGGY from the exons ATGTCGAAGCTTTTCATAGG CGGCCTAGCATGGCACACCGAAGAGGCCACTCTGCGCCAAAAGTTTGAGGAGTTTGGCGTGGTTGAGGAAGCG GTGGTTGTCAAGGATCGAGATACCGGCCGCAGCCGTGGCTTTGGTTTTGTGCGATACGtacaagaagctgatgccCAAGCTGCCATCACCGCTATGAACAATGTCGA GTTTGACGGGCGAACTATTCGTGTTGATAAGGCATCCGATAATGGTCCCCGTGGCGGAGGATTCGGCAATCGCAACGGCGGAGGGTATGGAggccgaggcggcggcggctacGGAGCACCGCCAGGACCCTATGGCAATGCACCACCCCCTGGCTACGGCGTTCCCAACATGTACCAGCAAGCTCCGTATGGCCGCGGTTacccacagcagcagcctcagtACGGCATGCCTCCGCAAG GTTACGTCCCATCGTATGGTGGCTACCCCAATGTTCCCCAGCAGCCACCACAGCCTCCCCCCCAGGGTGGAGGCTATTAA
- a CDS encoding EF hand domain-containing protein — MAYNRPYDPDALPRFAEPDQKPGQAPSPHAGAPPQQRYDRPQQPQYQQQQPQYQQHQQPPPNQHQYDHPPRRDTAGHGGQGQYDHPPRRDTAGHGQGAYGLGSPPPVAAAQRPAAQHHPAATSRPPPSPSNDANGADPTLLPLFRAVDKDGTGHLSEKELSAALVNGDWTAFDIQTVRMMIRMFDSDRSGTIGFQEFCGLWSFLASWRTLFDRFDVDRSGNISLPEFTDALIAFRYRLSPQFVELLFRTYDKRGEGVMSFDLFVQACISLKRMTDVFKRYDDDRDGYITLSFEDFLSEILKQMK, encoded by the exons ATGGCGTACAACCGGCCCTACGACCCAGATGCTCTCCCCAG ATTTGCTGAGCCTGATCAA AAACCAGGCCAAGCGCCATCTCCGCACGCTGGAGCGCCTCCGCAGCAGAGATACGACCGCCCTCAGCAGCCACagtatcagcagcagcaaccgcaaTACCAACAGCACCAACAGCCTCCCCCCAACCAGCACCAGTACGATCACCCTCCGCGGCGTGATACGGCGGGACATGGTGGTCAAGGACAGTACGATCACCCTCCGCGGCGCGATACGGCGGGACATGGTCAAG GCGCGTACGGGCTTGGATCACCGCCTCCTGTAGCCGCTGCTCAGCGCCCGGCAGCGCAGCATCACCCTGCTGCTACCTCTCGACCGCCCCCTTCGCCATCCAACGACGCGAATGGTGCAGACCCAacgctgctgccgctgtttAGGGCTGTGGACAAGGATG GAACCGGTCACCTATCCGAAAAGGAGCTCTCAGCGGCCCTTGTCAACGGCGATTGGACCGCCTTCGACATCCAGACTGTCCGCATGATGATTCGCATGTTCGACTCGGACCGCAGCGGCACAATTGGCTTCCAGGAATTCTGCGGCCTCTGGTCCTTCCTCGCCTCGTGGCGCACGCTCTTCGACCGCTTCGACGTCGACCGCAGCGGCAATATCTCTCTACCTGAATTCACCGACGCCCTCATTGCATTCCGTTACCGACTCAGCCCGCAGTTTGTCGAGCTGCTGTTCCGTACGTATGATAAGCGCGGCGAGGGCGTCATGAGCTTTGATCTGTTTGTTCAGGCGTGCATCTCGCTGAAGCGTATGACGGATGTGTTTAAGAGATACGATGATGACCGGGATGGCTACATTACTTTGAGCTTTGAGGATTTCCTGAGCGAGATtttgaagcagatgaaatGA
- a CDS encoding helicase associated domain (HA2) domain-containing protein, protein MVSEADYDGFNPKRRRLEFSRSRGNKYQDGSRSSTPRGQSRYPSTPREPDQPQPTEEDSLALDRDWYGGDEFGGHTFGDEAYNPFASYELSAWESQQQESAKAEKMTSRYDARQEQRRRENDAWETNRMLVSGVAQRRDLAADFDEEEATRVHLLVHDLRPPFLDGKTIFTKQLEPVPAVRDHQSDMAVFSRKGSRVVKEARQQRERQKQAHEATSITGTALGNIMGAKEEDGDSALPMPAEEDVEKSERKGNKFSEHIKNAEGASDFSKSKTLREQREYLPAFAVREELLRVIRENQVIIVIGETGSGKTTQLTQFLYEDGYGKTGMIGCTQPRRVAAMSVAKRVAEEMEVKLGSTVGYAIRFEDCTSNDTTIKYLTDGILLRESLNEPDLDRYSCIIMDEAHERALNTDILMGLFKKILQRRRDLKLIVTSATMNAKKFSDFFGGAPEFTIPGRTFPVDVLFHRSPVEDYVDQAVQQVLSIHVSMDAGDILVFMTGQEDIEITCELVQKRLDALNDPPKLSILPIYSQMPADLQAKIFDRAAPGVRKCIVATNIAETSLTVDGIKYVVDAGYSKMKVYNPKMGMDTLQITPISQANAGQRSGRAGRTGPGKAFRLYTEKAFKEELYIQTIPEIQRTNLSNTVLMLKSLGVKDLLDFDFMDPPPQDTISTSMFDLWALGALDNLGELTELGRKMSAFPMDPPLAKLLITAEEYGCSEEMVTIVSMLSVPNVFYRPKERQDEADTQREKFWVHESDHLTYLQVYSAWKANGYSDGWCIKHFLHAKSLRRAKEIREQLLDIVKMQKMQLISCGMDWDVIRKCICSGFYHQAAKYKGSGEYTNLRTNLGVQLHPTSALYAGHPPDYIVYHELILTSKVYVSTVTAVDPHWLADLGGVFYSIKEKGYSIRDKRITETEFNRKMEIEAKMAEDKRLDEERKLAEAERTVKKKSDKDEKKFTVQGAKTVSTTDFERTIPFHHVAVFLSNFGDIGMAWAFVDIIEEHLHDIIAALGFTLDLFMANMSYPFLSHKVDYSPCHR, encoded by the exons ATGGTGTCGGAAGCTGATTACGACGGGTTCAATCCCAAACGGAGGAGGCTCGAATTCTCCAGATCCAGGGGCAACAAGTACCAAGATGGATCCCGAAGCTCTACACCACGCGGCCAGTCTCGATACCCGTCAACGCCTCGAGAGCCCGACCAGCCCCAGCCAACAGAGGAGGATTCTTTAGCGCTGGATCGCGATTGGTACGGCGGTGACGAATTTGGAGGACACACATTTGGCGATGAGGCGTATAATCCTTTCGCATCCTACGAGCTATCGGCTTGGGAGAGCCAGCAACAGGAGtcggccaaggccgagaagatgacgagccGATATGACGCCAGGCAGGAGCAGAGAAGGCGAGAAAATGATGCCTGGGAAACCAATCGTATGCTGGTATCCGGCGTAGCACAACGAAGAGATCTGGCCGCGGACttcgacgaggaggaagcaaCCAGAGTTCACCTGCTCGTTCACGATTTACGGCCGCCATTCCTTGATGGAAAGACAATTTTCACCAAACAACTCGAGCCTGTCCCGGCCGTCAGGGACCATCAAAGCGATATGGCCGTCTTCAGTCGGAAAGGAAGCAGGGTTGTGAAGGAAGCCCGCCAGCAAAGAGAGCGGCAGAAGCAGGCACACGAAGCCACAAGCATTACGGGCACAGCTCTCGGCAATATCATGGGAGCtaaagaggaggatggcgataGTGCGCTACCGATGCCTGCCGAGGAGGATGTCGAAAAGAGCGAACGCAAGGGCAACAAGTTCAGCGAGCACATCAAGAATGCGGAGGGGGCCAGCGATTTcagcaagagcaagacgTTGCGCGAGCAACGAGAATACCTGCCCGCATTTGCAGTCCGTGAAGAGCTTCTACGGGTGATACGAGAGAACCAAGTGATTATCGTCATCGGCGAAACGGGTTCAGGAAAGACAACTCAGCTCACCCAATTTCTATACGAAGATGGCTACGGGAAGACTGGTATGATTGGATGTACACAGCCACGACGAGTGGCCGCAATGAGTGTTGCCAAGCGTGTAGCCGAAGAGATGGAAGTCAAGTTGGGGAGCACGGTTGGATATGCCATTCGATTTGAGGACTGCACTAGCAACGACACCACCATCAAGTATCTGACGGATGGAATTTTACTCCGAGAGTCACTCAACGAACCTGACCTGGACAGATATTcctgcatcatcatggaTGAAGCACACGAACGGGCGTTGAACACTGACATCTTGATGGGACTATTCAAGAAGATATTGCAAAGACGGCGAGATTTAAAGCTCATTGTCACGTCTGCGACGATGAATGCAAAGAAGTTTTCCGACTTTTTTGGCGGTGCCCCTGAATTTACGATTCCGGGACGAACTTTCCCCGTCGACGTCCTGTTCCACCGATCTCCCGTCGAAGATTATGTTGATCAGGCAGTCCAACAAGTGCTATCCATCCATGTATCCATGGATGCCGGCGATATTCTTGTGTTCATGACCGGACAGGAAGACATTGAAATCACATGCGAGCTGGTTCAGAAACGCCTGGACGCTTTGAATGATCCGCCAAAGTTGAGCATATTGCCAATTTACAGTCAAATGCCGGCAGACCTACAGGCCAAGATCTTTGACAGGGCCGCTCCAGGAGTTCGTAAATGCATTGTTGCGACAAACATTGCCGAGACGAGTTTGACTGTAGACGGTATCAAATACGTGGTTGACGCAGGCTACTCGAAAATGAAGGTGTACAACCCAAAGATGGGCATGGATACCCTTCAGATTACACCCATCTCCCAGGCCAACGCAGGGCAGCGTTCAGGTCGTGCTGGTCGAACAGGGCCAGGAAAGGCGTTTCGCCTGTACACCGAAAAAGCATTCAAGGAAGAGTTGTATATCCAAACGATTCCCGAAATCCAGCGGACCAATTTGTCCAATACGGTTCTGATGCTGAAATCGCTCGGAGTCAAAGATCTGCTGGATTTTGACTTTATGGATCCACCTCCCCAAGATACCATTTCCACATCCATGTTCGATCTATGGGCTCTGGGGGCCCTGGACAACCTGGGAGAACTGACCGAGCTCGGGCGGAAGATGAGTGCCTTCCCCATGGACCCTCCCCTGGCCAAGCTCCTCATTACTGCGGAAGAATACGGCTGCAGCGAAGAAATGGTTACGATTGTATCCATGTTGTCGGTGCCAAACGTATTTTACCGGCCAAAAGAGCGACAAGACGAAGCCGATACGCAGCGAGAAAAGTTTTGGGTCCACGAGTCGGACCATCTTACCTACCTCCAAGTCTATTCGGCATGGAAAGCCAACGGATATTCCGACGGATGGTGCATCAAGCATTTCCTTCACGCCAAGTCTTTAAGACGTGCAAAGGAAATTCGAGAGCAGCTCTTGGATATTGTAAAAATGCAAAAGATGCAACTAATTAGCTGCGGCATGGACTGGGATGTTATTCGCAAGTGCATCTGCTCTGGATTCTACCATCAAGCGGCCAAGTACAAGGGGTCTGGCGAATACACCAACTTGCGAACAAATCTCGGAGTGCAGCTGCACCCCACAAGTGCCCTGTACGCCGGCCATCCACCGGATTACATTGTTTACCACGAACTCATCTTGACGTCCAAAGTGTATGTCTCGACCGTCACGGCAGTTGACCCTCACTGGCTGGCTGATCTCGGCGGCGTCTTTTACtccatcaaggagaagggcTACTCAATTCGGGACAAGCGCATCACCGAGACAGAGTTCAACCGCAAGATGGAAATTGAggcgaagatggcagaggaCAAGCGCCTTGACGAGGAGCGTAAACTGGCCGAGGCTGAACGAACGGTCAAGAAAAAGTCCGAcaaggacgagaagaagTTTACCGTCCAAGGTGCG AAGACTGTCTCAACGACGGACTTCGAACGCACCATCCCCTTCCACCACGTCGCGGTCTTCCTTAGTAATTTTGGTGACATTGGCATGGCCTGGGCCTTTGTTGATATCATTGAAGAACATCTGCATGATATCATCGCTGCCCTGGGCTTCACCCTCGACCTGTTCATGGCAAACATGAGCTATCCGTTCCTCTCCCACAAAGTCGATTACTCACCGTGTCATCGATAG
- a CDS encoding hpcH/HpaI aldolase/citrate lyase family domain-containing protein: MAARASSILRRSLLYVPASSQKMLSKSLALTTDNVTYDLEDSVTPSQKGNARNQLKEHISTLKSRPSTISELAVRINAVSTPFALDDLTTLSSADQVDAIVVPKVNSAADLTFVTDVLRHVAPEPQAVMDLSSICKASPFLSGLIFAAEDFALDLSITRTPSLTEFLYARSAIVTAARAHNLPSAIDLVCTSYRGDDGLRTLEEECQGGKAMGFNGKQCIHPGQLETVQRMFAPDIKDVEWAVRVTIADEKAATAGRGAWTLDGKMIDAPVVGKAHAITAKAEQCGIDVQDLRAKWKDQEPE, encoded by the exons ATGGCTGCACGAGCTTCGTCCATTCTTCGGCGCTCCTTATTATATG TTCCTGCATCTTCCCAGAAGATGCTCTCCAAGTCTTTGGCCCTGACAACAGACAATGTCACATATGACTTGGAGGACTCTGTGACTCCCTCTCAGAAGGGAAATGCTCGAAATCAGTTAAAAGAACACATTTCCACTCTAAAATCGCGTCCTTCCACCATTTCAGAGCTTGCTGTTCGGATAAATGCGGTGTCAACCCCGTTTGCCCTTGATGATCTAACCACACTGTCATCGGCAGACCAGGTTGACGCCATTGTCGTGCCCAAAGTCAATTCGGCCGCAGACCTGACCTTTGTCACTGATGTACTGCGACATGTCGCTCCAGAAC CTCAAGCAGTCATGGACCTTTCTTCCATATGCAAGGCCTCCCCCTTTCTCAGTGGCTTGATATTTGCAGCCGAGGACTTTGCGCTTGACCTTTCGATAACAAGAACGCCTTCTCTGACGGAATTTCTCTATGCACGGTCGGCCATTGTTACTGCAGCTCGAGCGCATAACCTCCCGAGCGCCATTGACCTGGTTTGTACTTCCTATAGAGGCGATGATGGACTCCGGACACTGGAAGAGGAATGCCAAGGTGGAAAAGCCATGGGTTTCAATGGCAAGCAGTGCATACACCCTGGACAGCTAGAGACTGTCCAGAGGATGTTTGCTCCCGATATAAAGGACGTAGAGTGGGCCGTCCGTGTCACCATTGCCGACGAAAAGGCCGCGACTGCAGGGCGTGGTGCGTGGACTCTTGATGGGAAGATGATTGACGCCCCAGTGGTGGGAAAAGCCCATGCCATAACTGCCAAAGCAGAGCAATGTGGAATTGATGTGCAGGATCTAAGAGCAAAGTGGAAAGATCAAGAGCCAGAGTAG
- a CDS encoding hepatocellular carcinoma-associated antigen 59 domain-containing protein has translation MEPDQDGNTPTTEPIRFRAGKKRKAYRQRPTEEEESHDVATVIPAPSILPGASKLEDGEPGRDANADAEKLLRELEGEDDNGDDGDDRMDGESAVAAALRIRNARRAARRGGVGFRSEGRNQDDEDLEGEHALVLRDADKDAAHDRIVGGITNRFMHQTGLLTILDDKHMNEYIESRLASRSADPHGTSPSSQPASQSATTNQGLAGDSNHQDKWRDQPTRHGKLVEVDMANLDSARNNNSNDSHKRRRVETDGAAKPPPRRGRNRRNSQDIARDALVEQFLHENRLDVYNVPSSSTATASSAPGADPSADDRLAEEFRQQYYDEQAMRRKKKRPVQQQKQQQQQSGDVLKGPKLGGSRNMRAAVRDKLLQQEKEKKGR, from the exons ATGGAACCAGATCAAGACGGAAACACTCCGACCACAGAACCCATCCGCTTCCGCGccgggaaaaaaagaaaagcataTCGCCAACGACCtaccgaagaagaagagagtcaTGACGTAGCGACCGTGATTCcagctccatccatcctgcCAGGCGCGTCGAagctcgaggatggcgagccTGGACGAGACGCCAACGCCGACGCAGAAAAACTACTAAGAGAACTCGAAGGGGAGGACgacaatggcgatgatggagatgatcgAATGGATGGGGAATCAGCTGTGGCAGCTGCGCTGCGCATCCGCAATGCGCGCCGGgcagctcgtcgaggagGCGTTGGCTTCCGCTCAGAAGGACGAAaccaagacgacgaagacctTGAGGGAGAGCACGCGCTGGTTCTCCGAGACGCAGATAAAGACGCCGCGCATGATCGCATCGTCGGCGGCATTACAAACCGCTTCATGCACCAGACCGGCCTCCTCACCATCCTCGACGACAAACACAT GAATGAATACATAGAATCCCGCCTCGCTAGCCGCTCCGCCGACCCCCACGGCACATCTCCCTCATCACAGCCCGCATCCCAGTCCGCGACGACGAACCAAGGTCTTGCCGGCGACTCCAACCACCAAGACAAGTGGCGCGACCAGCCCACCCGCCATGGCAagctcgtcgaggtcgaCATGGCGAACCTCGACAGTGCAAGGAACAATAACAGCAACGACAGCCACAAGCGGCGCCGCGTCGAAACAGACGGCGCCGCCAAACCGCCTCCTCGTCGCGGCCGCAACCGCCGCAATAGTCAGGACATTGCGCGCGATGCCCTTGTCGAGCAGTTCCTCCACGAAAACCGCC TCGACGTCTACAACGTcccctcttcctcaacagcaacagcttccTCCGCTCCCGGCGCTGATCCCTCCGCCGACGACCGCCTCGCCGAAGAATTCCGGCAGCAGTACTACGACGAGCAGGCCATGcgccgcaagaagaagcgtcCCGTGCAACAACagaagcaacagcagcagcagtcggGCGATGTTCTCAAGGGCCCTAAACTCGGTGGTAGCAGGAACATGAGAGCAGCCGTTAGAGACAAACTGCTGCAacaggagaaggagaagaagggcagGTAA
- a CDS encoding nucleoporin domain-containing protein yields the protein MSSMITAAQWVPRGFAAQFPQVYKLDESEFERIAELAKLQLNDAEDDLKEAQEDGEDAEEEDEGKDEDMGEKEETKEKAQPAAKTRYDDDDLKEYDLEHYDDDDDENDAPAANGSMGMFGNVKSLAYYESNKDDPYITLQDDEEDEDREDLQVLATDNLILSAKVEDELAHLEVYVYEDESDNLYVHHDIMLPAIPLCVEWLDIPVNNSTDAPKDGRGNFVAVGTMDPDIEVWDLDTVDCMYPNAILGQGANPQSGEKKKKQKKKKAKANDEYHVDAVLSLAANRKHRNLLASASADKTIKLWDLNTAKCAKSYSYHTDKVCSLAWHTAEPTVLLSGSYDRTVVAADMRAPDAKAPRWGVESDVENIRWDPHDQNYFYVSTENGVIHYHDIRNAPSTPEATKAVWTLQAHDESVSSFDINSVIPGFMATGSTDKTVKLWNIQPTGPSLVVSRNLDVGKVFATTFAPDPEVAFRLAVAGSSGSMHVWDTSTNAGVRSAFAQRVPAQREGVTEDRLVGVNDDESSSSEDEGEEEKEEGDSMDED from the exons ATGTCTTCCATGATAACCGCTGCCCAGTGGGTGCCGCGCGGCTTCGCGGCACAGTTTCCTCAGGTCTACAAGCTTGACGAGTCTGAATTCGAGAGAATAGCTGAATTGGCTaagctgcagctcaacgACGCAGAGGATGATCTGAAGGAAGCTCAGgaagacggcgaggatgcagaggaagaagatgagggaaAAGATGAGGACATGggcgagaaagaagagacaaaggagaaggcCCAGCCTGCTGCAAA AACTAGgtacgatgatgacgacctgAAAGAATATGACTTGGAACactatgatgatgacgacgacgagaacGATGCGCCCGCTGCCAACGGAAGCATGGGCATGTTTGGAAATGTCAAGTCACTTGCGTATTATGAGTCAAACAAGGACGACCCTTATATTACACTgcaggacgatgaagaggacgaggacagAGAGGATCTTCAAGTTTTGGCGACTGACAACTTGATCCTGTCGGCAAAGGTCGAAGACGAATTGGCCCACTTGGAGGTTTACGTTTACGAAGACGAAAGCGACAACCTCTACGTTCATCACGACATCATGCTGCCGGCAATTCCCCTCTGCGTAGAGTGGCTTGATATTCCGGTCAACAATTCAACAGACGCACCCAAGGATGGCAGGGGCAACTTTGTCGCCGTTGGTACGATGGATCCTGATATTGAGGTCTGGGATCTTGACACTGTCGACTGCATGTACCCTAACGCCATTCTTGGCCAGGGCGCAAATCCCCAGTCgggcgaaaagaagaagaagcagaagaagaagaaggccaaggcgaATGACGAATACCACGTGGATGCCGTTCTGTCACTTGCAGCCAACCGCAAGCACCGAAACCTGCTTGCTTCCGCCTCTGCGGACAAGACGATCAAGCTCTGGGACCTCAACACGGCCAAGTGCGCCAAGTCATATTCATACCACACCGACAAGGTGTGCTCTCTCGCCTGGCACACAGCTGAGCCCACTGTACTTCTGAGTGGAAGCTATGACCGAACAGTTGTCGCAGCCGACATGAGAGCGCCCGATGCAAAGGCACCTCGATGGGGTGTCGAGAGTGATGTCGAGAATATTCGATGGGACCCCCACGATCAAAACTACTTTTACGTCTCTACGGAAAACGGCGTCATTCACTATCATGATATCCGAAACGCCCCATCAACCCCAgaggccaccaaggcggTGTGGACCCTGCAGGCGCACGATGAGTCTGTGTCTTCCTTTGACATCAACAGCGTAATTCCCGGTTTCATGGCTACCGGATCCACTGACAAGACGGTTAAGCTGTGGAACATTCAGCCCACGGGTCCTTCACTTGTCGTCTCGCGCAACCTGGACGTGGGTAAGGTGTTTGCTACGACGTTTGCTCCTGATCCAGAGGTTGCTTTCCGACTGGCAGTTGCTGGCAGCTCCGGCAGCATGCACGTCTGGGATACCAGCACCAACGCTGGCGTCCGAAGTGCTTTTGCTCAGCGTGTCCCCGCACAGAGGGAGGGGGTTACCGAGGACCGACTGGTCGGCGTGAACGATGACGAGAGCAGCTCAAGCgaggatgagggagaggaggaaaaagaggaaggAGACTCCATGGATGAGGATTAA
- a CDS encoding chaC-like protein domain-containing protein: protein MTAAENASEFWLYGYGSLIWKPPPHFDKRIPGWVTGYVRRFWQASEDHRGTPEAPGRVVTLIERSHWEQLTDHHDDAPDKVWGVAYRIHADHVTEVKEYLDIREINGYSIHYTPFHPADGSSPIQTLVYIGTPDNEQFVGPQDPQELAEHILRSRGPSGLNKDYLFGLDTALAELCPESEDVHVSDLARRVRALEAAANGSAKAPRASPQISNFKQESSTREAEEIEKVVS, encoded by the exons ATGACTGCAGCTGAAAACGCATCGGAATTCTGGCTCTATGGCTACGG GAGCCTCATATGGAAGCCCCCGCCGCACTTTG acaagagaatcCCGGGTTGGGTAACGGGATACGTCCGGCGTTTCTGGCAG GCCAG CGAAGATCACCGAGGAACGCCAGAAGCTCCTGGGCGAGTGGTCACTCTCATTGAACGGTCCCACTGGGAACAGCTCACAGACCACCATGATGATGCTCCCGACAAAGTATGGGGAGTGGCTTACCGGATCCACGCCGACCATGTGACAGAAGTCAAGGAGTATCTCGACATCCGAGAGATCAACGGCTATTCCATCCATTACACGCCATTTCATCCCGCTGATGGCTCTTCACCCATCCAGACGCTGGTCTACATCGGCACGCCAGACAACGAGCAGTTTGTCGGTCCTCAAGACCCTCAGGAACTTGCCGAGCACATTTTGCGTAGCCGTGGCCCCAGCGGGCTGAACAAGGACTATCTCTTCGGCCTCGATACAGCATTGGCTGAACTGTGCCCAGAGAGTGAGGATGTCCACGTGAGCGATCTCGCGCGCCGTGTGAGGGCTCTTGAAGCCGCGGCCAACGGCTCAGCAAAGGCTCCCCGAGCTTCACCTCAAATCTCCAATTTCAAACAGGAGAGCAGCACAagggaggcggaggaaatCGAAAAAGTTGTCTCATAA